One segment of Paraburkholderia caribensis DNA contains the following:
- a CDS encoding hybrid sensor histidine kinase/response regulator — translation MRNSTVNILIVDDIAHNITALEALLARPGIELLVANSGTAALDLLLKHEAALAILDVNMPGMNGFELASLMRGSPRTSHVPIIFLTATTEDASRTFRGYEAGAVDFLHKPFDPRILQSKVDVFVQLEQHKRQLADQLLTTRQLLEANEMLMAVLGHDLRTPLGTVLASAEYLVRNASDEQSATVANRIRNSTMRMSRMVHQLLNLARLQGGRMQLQPRASDLAALCRGVIEEFATHERAGQIVLTSRGNTTGTWDTDLLWQAISNLISNALHHGEHDSPITVDLDADEPNRLRLTVGNRGAIAPAMLPHLFEAFGSNGAGERSREGLGLGLHIVHKIVHMHGGKVTGKSDEIIGTVFTVELPRTAQSWVP, via the coding sequence ATGAGGAACTCAACCGTCAACATTCTGATCGTCGACGATATCGCGCATAACATCACGGCGCTCGAAGCACTGCTGGCACGCCCGGGGATCGAGCTGCTGGTCGCGAACTCGGGCACGGCCGCGCTCGACCTGCTGCTCAAGCATGAAGCCGCGCTCGCGATCCTCGACGTCAACATGCCCGGCATGAACGGCTTCGAGCTCGCGTCGCTGATGCGCGGCAGCCCGCGCACGTCGCACGTGCCGATCATCTTTCTGACGGCCACGACGGAAGACGCGTCGCGCACGTTTCGCGGCTACGAAGCGGGCGCCGTCGATTTCCTGCACAAGCCGTTCGACCCGCGCATCCTGCAATCGAAGGTCGATGTGTTCGTGCAGCTTGAGCAGCACAAGCGGCAACTCGCCGATCAGCTGCTGACCACGCGCCAGCTGCTCGAAGCGAACGAGATGTTGATGGCCGTGCTCGGCCACGATCTGCGCACGCCGCTCGGCACGGTGCTCGCGTCGGCGGAATATCTGGTGCGCAACGCCTCCGACGAGCAATCGGCGACCGTCGCCAACCGCATCAGGAACAGCACGATGCGCATGTCGCGGATGGTGCATCAGCTGCTCAATCTCGCGCGCCTGCAAGGCGGCCGCATGCAATTGCAGCCGCGTGCAAGCGATCTGGCGGCGCTGTGTCGCGGCGTGATCGAAGAGTTCGCGACGCACGAGCGCGCCGGACAGATCGTGTTGACTTCGCGCGGCAATACGACAGGCACGTGGGACACGGACCTGCTGTGGCAGGCCATTTCGAATCTGATCAGCAACGCGTTGCATCACGGCGAGCACGACAGCCCGATCACCGTCGATCTCGATGCCGACGAGCCGAACCGGCTCCGCCTGACCGTCGGCAATCGCGGCGCAATTGCGCCCGCGATGCTGCCGCATCTGTTCGAGGCCTTCGGCTCGAACGGCGCGGGCGAGCGCTCGCGCGAAGGGCTCGGCCTCGGGCTGCACATCGTGCACAAGATCGTGCACATGCATGGCGGCAAGGTGACGGGTAAATCGGACGAGATCATCGGCACCGTCTTTACGGTCGAACTGCCGCGCACCGCGCAAAGCTGGGTGCCCTGA
- a CDS encoding transporter substrate-binding domain-containing protein: protein MKTSLILLLAALGFASQGAFARDNDTIRLGIDPTYPPMDAKSPDGSLKGFDVDLGNEICKRIHARCEWVELEFSGMIPALQARKIDAIMSSMAITAKREQQILFSSKLFQFKSRLVAKQGTALNGSAPATLAGKQIGVQTGTQFESFAQSHWAPAGVHVVAYKGQDEVFSDLVNGRLDGALLGTVEADYGFLRTPQGKGFGFVGEPLDMGDRGVGIGLRKDEAALQTSINTAIASMRKDGTYAQIAHKYFDFDPYGN from the coding sequence ATGAAGACTTCGCTGATACTTCTCCTTGCCGCACTGGGTTTCGCAAGCCAGGGCGCGTTCGCACGCGATAACGACACGATTCGTCTCGGCATCGACCCGACCTATCCGCCGATGGATGCGAAATCACCGGACGGCAGTCTCAAGGGCTTCGACGTCGATCTCGGCAATGAAATCTGCAAGCGCATTCACGCACGCTGCGAATGGGTCGAACTGGAGTTTTCCGGCATGATTCCGGCGCTGCAGGCGCGCAAGATCGACGCGATCATGTCGTCGATGGCGATCACCGCGAAGCGCGAGCAGCAGATTCTCTTTTCGTCGAAGCTGTTCCAGTTCAAGTCGCGGCTGGTTGCGAAGCAGGGCACCGCCCTGAACGGAAGCGCACCCGCGACGCTTGCCGGCAAGCAGATCGGCGTGCAAACGGGCACGCAGTTCGAGTCGTTCGCGCAGTCGCACTGGGCGCCCGCTGGCGTCCACGTGGTGGCGTACAAAGGCCAGGACGAAGTATTCAGCGACCTGGTCAACGGACGCCTGGACGGCGCGTTGCTCGGCACCGTCGAAGCCGACTATGGCTTCCTGCGCACGCCGCAAGGCAAGGGCTTCGGGTTCGTCGGCGAGCCGCTCGATATGGGCGATCGCGGCGTCGGCATCGGCTTGCGCAAGGACGAAGCCGCATTGCAGACGTCGATCAACACGGCAATCGCGTCGATGCGCAAAGACGGCACGTACGCGCAGATCGCGCACAAGTATTTCGACTTCGATCCGTACGGTAACTGA
- a CDS encoding SDR family NAD(P)-dependent oxidoreductase, producing the protein MSNSSNTAANLGTAVVTGASSGIGAIYADRLARRGYDLILVARNRARLEQLATRISNETGRSVEIVAADLNDDADIRRVENVLRTDASITMLVNNAGVGAAAPLLDSEVDKMEAMIKLNVVALTRLTYAIAPGFVARGGGNIINIASIVAVAPEILNGVYGGTKAFVLAFTQSLHHELASKGVKVQAVLPGATRTEFWSVAGVPIEAVEERGIVMSAEQMVDASLVGFDQGELATIPSLPDYADWQAFESARTALGPNLSRTAPAARFNVA; encoded by the coding sequence ATGTCGAATTCTTCCAATACCGCAGCGAACCTCGGCACGGCCGTCGTGACGGGCGCCTCGTCGGGCATCGGCGCGATCTACGCGGACCGTCTCGCGCGTCGCGGCTATGACCTGATCCTCGTTGCCCGCAACCGCGCGCGTCTCGAACAACTGGCGACGCGAATCTCGAACGAAACGGGCCGCTCGGTAGAAATCGTCGCCGCCGATCTGAACGACGACGCCGATATCCGCCGCGTCGAAAACGTGCTGCGCACCGACGCGAGCATCACGATGCTGGTGAACAACGCAGGCGTCGGCGCAGCGGCGCCGCTGTTGGATTCCGAAGTCGACAAGATGGAAGCCATGATCAAGCTGAACGTCGTCGCGCTGACGAGGCTCACGTATGCCATCGCGCCGGGCTTCGTCGCGCGTGGCGGAGGCAACATCATCAACATCGCGTCGATCGTGGCGGTGGCGCCCGAAATCCTCAACGGCGTCTACGGCGGTACGAAGGCATTCGTGCTGGCGTTCACGCAATCGCTGCATCACGAACTGGCGAGCAAGGGTGTCAAGGTCCAAGCCGTATTGCCGGGCGCGACGCGCACCGAATTCTGGAGCGTCGCTGGCGTGCCGATCGAGGCCGTCGAAGAGCGAGGCATCGTGATGTCGGCGGAACAGATGGTGGACGCGTCGCTTGTCGGCTTCGATCAGGGTGAACTCGCGACGATTCCGTCGCTGCCCGACTACGCCGACTGGCAAGCGTTCGAGTCGGCGCGTACCGCACTCGGGCCGAACCTGTCGCGCACGGCGCCCGCTGCGCGGTTCAATGTCGCTTGA
- a CDS encoding succinylglutamate desuccinylase/aspartoacylase family protein — protein MNRQSIPLLSPAVGTSRELVAFHFGPQNSGQKIYIQSSLHADETPAMLTTVLLKRRLVELEAQGLLKAEIVLVPVANPVGLGQHVLGQFIGRFETGSGKNFNRHFLQFTTLLDRAKDRLGSDAQENRKLIRALVREQLDAQKPLTEYESLQLALLKLSYDADVVIDLHCSLEAVMHVYTSEAGWPEVEPLARYLRSEASLLATDSGGHAFDETHSLLWWHLQQQMPAGKPVPTGTVAVTIECRGQRDVSYEVAQQDADALVDYLTHRKAIEGRAKPLPELPTPATPLAGSEQFYAPVSGILVHRVKIGDRIRIGDALFDIVDPLTDETTTITSNTEGVLYMRRAIRFVTAGAPLGRVTGTRAFRTGVLLGA, from the coding sequence ATGAACAGGCAATCGATTCCGCTTCTCTCGCCCGCCGTGGGCACGTCACGCGAACTCGTCGCGTTTCATTTCGGCCCGCAAAACAGCGGGCAGAAGATTTATATCCAGTCGTCGCTGCATGCGGACGAGACGCCCGCGATGCTCACGACGGTGCTGCTCAAGCGGCGCCTTGTCGAGCTCGAAGCGCAAGGCTTGCTGAAAGCCGAAATCGTGCTCGTGCCCGTCGCGAATCCCGTCGGGCTTGGGCAGCATGTGCTCGGTCAGTTTATCGGCCGTTTCGAAACGGGCAGCGGCAAGAACTTCAACCGGCACTTCCTGCAGTTCACGACGCTGCTGGATCGCGCGAAAGATCGCCTCGGCTCCGATGCGCAGGAGAACCGCAAGCTGATTCGCGCGCTGGTGCGTGAGCAACTGGATGCGCAAAAGCCGCTCACTGAGTACGAATCGCTGCAACTCGCATTGCTGAAGCTTTCTTACGATGCGGACGTCGTCATCGATCTGCATTGCTCGCTCGAAGCTGTGATGCACGTCTACACGAGCGAAGCGGGCTGGCCGGAGGTCGAGCCGCTCGCGCGCTATCTGCGCTCGGAAGCGTCACTGCTCGCAACCGACTCGGGCGGCCACGCGTTCGATGAAACGCACAGCCTCTTGTGGTGGCATTTGCAGCAACAGATGCCCGCAGGCAAGCCGGTGCCGACGGGCACGGTCGCCGTGACGATCGAATGCCGCGGACAGCGCGACGTATCGTATGAAGTCGCGCAGCAGGATGCCGACGCGCTGGTCGACTATCTGACGCATCGCAAGGCGATTGAAGGCCGCGCGAAGCCGCTGCCGGAACTGCCGACGCCCGCGACGCCGCTGGCGGGCAGCGAGCAGTTCTACGCGCCCGTTAGCGGCATCCTCGTGCATCGCGTGAAGATCGGCGACCGGATTCGCATCGGCGACGCGTTGTTCGATATCGTCGATCCGTTGACGGACGAAACCACGACGATCACCAGCAATACGGAGGGCGTGCTCTATATGCGCCGCGCGATCCGATTCGTGACGGCGGGTGCGCCGCTTGGGCGCGTGACGGGAACGCGAGCGTTTCGTACCGGCGTGCTGCTTGGCGCGTGA
- a CDS encoding chemotaxis protein CheB, with the protein MNTLRRPSPPGAAAPVETRAFEAVAIGASAGGIDALSVLLPALPASFRLAVLIVSHLPADSPSLLAETLGYRCALPVVEPDAGEPLLPGRVHLAPPGYHMLIDDDRTVALSIDSTVRYSRPSIDVLFESAAHVYGERLVGILLSGANDDGAHGLEVIRAMGGIAWVQDPQTAVSPTMPRAAIARGAVDEVLSPTLMARRLAGLPAHTRTMT; encoded by the coding sequence ATGAACACACTTCGCCGACCTTCTCCGCCGGGCGCAGCCGCGCCAGTGGAAACGCGTGCGTTCGAGGCGGTCGCGATCGGCGCGTCGGCGGGCGGCATCGACGCATTGAGCGTGTTGTTGCCCGCGCTGCCGGCATCGTTCAGGCTCGCCGTGCTGATCGTCTCGCACCTGCCCGCCGATTCGCCGAGCCTTCTGGCCGAGACGCTCGGCTATCGCTGCGCGCTGCCCGTCGTCGAGCCGGATGCAGGCGAGCCGCTCCTGCCGGGCCGCGTGCATCTCGCGCCGCCCGGCTATCACATGCTGATCGACGACGACCGCACGGTCGCGCTGTCGATCGATTCGACGGTGCGCTATTCGCGGCCGTCCATCGACGTGCTGTTCGAATCCGCCGCGCACGTGTACGGCGAGCGGCTGGTCGGCATCCTGCTGTCCGGCGCGAACGACGACGGCGCGCACGGCCTCGAAGTGATCCGCGCAATGGGCGGCATTGCGTGGGTGCAGGACCCGCAAACCGCGGTCTCGCCGACGATGCCACGTGCGGCCATCGCGCGCGGCGCCGTCGACGAAGTGCTTTCTCCAACCCTGATGGCCCGGCGGCTCGCCGGTTTGCCGGCTCACACTAGAACGATGACATGA
- a CDS encoding DUF2242 domain-containing protein has translation MPVVRFFIMSSRLSRIALAFTLPVLAALGACSTPPKAKLQEDFVSSGASPYTRTFQVTSTEACEGARRALLSQGYMTTLVRPDTVDASKNFQPASDSHFTVEFHIVCTAGDDATNSSIVYANAVQSGYALKKSDTSASVGLSVLGSLSLPIRQNSDAMVKISSETIQSGKFYDGFFNLISHYLANVVRSVPVPSNTVDATPLPVPAPAPALVVTPMSSTPGGNAAPVIMPAPSKEQTAPLAAAAAPVASATPVSATAHAHEAAAASPDSTPAFIESPASDAAALAQ, from the coding sequence ATGCCCGTTGTTCGCTTCTTCATCATGTCCAGCCGCCTTTCCCGTATTGCTCTCGCGTTCACCCTGCCCGTGCTTGCCGCGCTCGGCGCGTGCTCGACGCCGCCCAAGGCGAAGCTGCAGGAAGACTTCGTCAGCAGCGGCGCGAGCCCGTACACGCGCACGTTTCAGGTGACGAGCACGGAGGCCTGCGAAGGCGCGCGCCGCGCGCTGTTGAGCCAGGGCTACATGACGACGCTGGTGCGCCCCGATACCGTCGACGCCAGCAAGAACTTCCAGCCCGCCAGCGATTCGCACTTCACCGTCGAATTCCATATCGTCTGCACGGCGGGCGACGATGCGACCAACAGCAGCATCGTCTATGCAAACGCGGTGCAGAGCGGCTACGCGCTCAAGAAAAGCGATACGTCGGCGAGTGTCGGGCTGAGCGTGCTCGGCTCGCTGTCGCTGCCGATCCGCCAGAACAGCGACGCGATGGTGAAGATTTCCAGCGAAACCATCCAGTCGGGCAAGTTCTACGACGGCTTCTTCAATCTGATCAGCCACTATCTGGCGAATGTGGTGCGCAGCGTGCCCGTGCCCAGCAATACCGTCGACGCGACGCCGCTGCCGGTGCCCGCGCCCGCACCGGCGCTGGTCGTGACGCCGATGTCGTCCACGCCGGGCGGCAATGCGGCGCCTGTCATCATGCCCGCGCCTTCGAAGGAACAGACCGCGCCGCTTGCAGCGGCAGCGGCGCCCGTTGCTTCGGCAACGCCCGTCTCCGCGACGGCGCACGCGCACGAAGCGGCCGCCGCTTCACCTGACAGTACGCCTGCGTTCATTGAATCGCCGGCTTCGGATGCGGCGGCTTTGGCGCAGTGA
- the motA gene encoding flagellar motor stator protein MotA → MFVAIGWVLVLGSVIGSFVGVGGHLPALVQPFELLCIFGAAMGAFVVSNPVSVLKKTLKALPGCFKGGSYSKQVYLELIALLYELLQKARKEGMMALEADVNAPEESALFQKYSHVLKDHHLLDFIVDYLRMMATGNVNVHEMQDLMDEELATHHAESSVAANAIQKMADGLPAFGIVAAVMGVVHTMGSVGAPPAVLGEMIAGALVGTFLGILLAYGFIGPVADLLNAKGRAEAKPYQCVKAVLLASLSGYAPPVAVEFGRKVLFTADRPSFQELDDAVRATKMPKSA, encoded by the coding sequence ATGTTTGTCGCTATTGGTTGGGTGCTGGTTCTCGGCTCTGTGATCGGGAGCTTCGTGGGAGTGGGCGGCCATTTGCCCGCGCTGGTTCAGCCGTTCGAACTGCTGTGCATTTTCGGCGCGGCAATGGGCGCGTTCGTCGTCAGCAATCCCGTTTCGGTATTGAAGAAAACCCTCAAGGCTTTGCCCGGATGCTTCAAGGGCGGCAGTTATTCGAAACAGGTTTATCTCGAGCTGATTGCATTGCTTTATGAGCTGCTTCAGAAAGCGCGTAAGGAAGGCATGATGGCGCTCGAAGCCGACGTGAATGCGCCTGAGGAAAGTGCGCTTTTCCAGAAGTATTCGCACGTTTTGAAAGACCATCATCTGCTTGATTTCATCGTCGATTATCTGCGGATGATGGCGACGGGCAACGTCAACGTGCACGAGATGCAGGACCTGATGGACGAAGAGCTGGCCACGCATCACGCCGAATCGTCGGTGGCCGCGAACGCGATCCAGAAGATGGCTGACGGTCTGCCCGCGTTCGGCATCGTCGCGGCCGTGATGGGCGTCGTGCACACGATGGGCTCGGTCGGCGCGCCGCCCGCCGTGCTTGGCGAGATGATCGCGGGCGCGCTGGTCGGCACGTTCCTCGGCATTCTGCTCGCTTATGGCTTCATCGGCCCTGTCGCCGATCTGCTCAATGCGAAGGGCCGCGCGGAAGCGAAGCCGTATCAGTGCGTGAAGGCCGTGCTGCTCGCGTCGCTGTCCGGCTACGCGCCGCCCGTCGCCGTCGAATTCGGCCGCAAGGTGCTGTTCACGGCCGACCGTCCGAGCTTCCAGGAGCTCGACGACGCCGTGCGCGCCACCAAGATGCCGAAGTCGGCCTGA
- a CDS encoding GlxA family transcriptional regulator — protein sequence MLRVGIVLFPGFQVMNLGMTSVLEFANREMSEPLYEYVLLSEHGGPVPCSSGFEVSTRPFDDSRFDTILVVGDNDLQPSPPSLIAFLKRAAPAARRVAAACTGAFHLADAGLLDDRRATTHWYYADDMRKRYPAVKVEEDRIFIIDNDVWTSAGMTACIDLALAFVEKDAGVELARHVARKLVVYHRRAGGQSQFSALLELEPKSDRIQTALSYARRNLNTPLSVEQLADAAHLSPRQFTRAFREETGQTPAKAVERLRVEAARLMLETGRHGVDVVARDVGFGDRERMRRAFLRAFGQPPQAIQRLTRGIE from the coding sequence ATGCTGCGCGTCGGAATTGTTCTGTTTCCCGGTTTTCAGGTGATGAATCTCGGCATGACGAGCGTGCTGGAGTTCGCGAACCGTGAGATGAGCGAGCCCTTGTACGAATACGTCCTGCTGTCCGAGCACGGCGGCCCGGTGCCGTGCTCGTCCGGTTTCGAGGTGTCGACCCGGCCGTTCGACGACAGCCGCTTCGATACGATTCTCGTGGTCGGCGACAACGATCTGCAGCCGTCGCCGCCGTCGCTGATCGCGTTCCTGAAGCGGGCGGCGCCTGCGGCGCGCCGCGTCGCGGCCGCCTGCACGGGCGCGTTTCATCTGGCCGATGCCGGCCTGCTCGACGACCGGCGCGCGACCACGCACTGGTACTACGCCGACGACATGCGCAAACGTTATCCGGCTGTGAAAGTGGAAGAGGATCGCATCTTCATCATCGACAACGACGTGTGGACGTCGGCGGGGATGACGGCGTGCATCGATCTTGCGCTGGCGTTCGTCGAGAAGGACGCGGGCGTGGAACTCGCGCGCCATGTCGCGCGCAAGCTCGTCGTGTATCACCGGCGCGCGGGCGGTCAATCGCAGTTTTCGGCGCTGCTCGAACTCGAGCCGAAGTCCGATCGCATCCAGACGGCGCTGTCGTACGCGAGGCGCAATCTGAACACGCCGCTTTCCGTCGAACAGCTCGCGGATGCTGCGCATCTGAGCCCGCGGCAGTTCACGCGCGCATTCAGGGAAGAAACGGGACAGACGCCGGCGAAGGCTGTCGAGCGGCTGCGCGTCGAAGCGGCGCGCCTGATGCTCGAAACGGGGCGGCACGGCGTCGACGTGGTGGCTCGCGATGTCGGCTTCGGCGACCGCGAGCGCATGCGACGGGCTTTTTTGCGCGCATTCGGCCAGCCGCCTCAGGCGATTCAACGACTGACGCGCGGCATCGAATGA
- a CDS encoding LysR substrate-binding domain-containing protein, with translation MALTISQLRVFTAVAEHGSIRAASRALGIAQSGITQQLQNLESMLGATLFTRTNRGIALTAVGQRMLQRAATILGECARAEHEAQQLRGEYAGQVTFGLTTEPLIDAGAPVLTEFRERFPRVAAHMRTGTSRMMIQWIREGTLDFAVALVSKHTDTTDLSVTKLYPSDPVVVCRRGHPMAQAKSLAELADCSWIATRSPNLTDDPQAHRLNDLFKSHRLAPPRIVSTVEGLFESLHLVSETDCLSLEAAVVTKRGPFARVLTTIDVRERVAAQDVCVLQRAAAPLTPAAQELATMIASYTRTVRARSHRT, from the coding sequence ATGGCCCTGACCATTTCCCAACTTCGCGTCTTCACGGCCGTGGCCGAGCACGGCAGCATCCGCGCCGCGTCGCGCGCGCTCGGCATCGCGCAAAGCGGGATCACGCAGCAATTGCAGAACCTCGAATCGATGCTCGGCGCCACGCTTTTCACGCGCACGAATCGCGGTATCGCGCTGACGGCGGTTGGGCAGCGCATGCTGCAACGCGCGGCGACGATTCTCGGCGAATGCGCGCGAGCCGAACATGAAGCGCAGCAACTGCGCGGCGAGTATGCCGGACAGGTCACGTTCGGCCTGACGACCGAGCCGTTGATCGACGCGGGCGCGCCCGTGCTGACAGAGTTTCGCGAGCGTTTTCCGCGCGTGGCCGCGCACATGCGTACGGGCACGTCGCGGATGATGATCCAGTGGATACGGGAGGGCACGCTCGACTTCGCCGTCGCGCTCGTGTCGAAGCACACGGATACGACCGATCTGTCCGTGACGAAGCTGTACCCTTCCGATCCCGTCGTCGTATGCCGGCGTGGTCATCCGATGGCGCAGGCGAAGTCGCTTGCCGAACTCGCGGATTGCTCATGGATCGCGACGCGCTCGCCCAATCTCACCGACGATCCGCAAGCGCACCGCCTCAACGACCTGTTCAAGAGCCACCGTCTCGCGCCGCCAAGAATCGTCTCGACGGTCGAAGGGCTGTTCGAGTCGCTGCATCTGGTCAGCGAGACGGACTGTCTGTCGCTGGAGGCAGCCGTGGTGACGAAGCGCGGCCCGTTCGCGCGCGTGCTGACCACGATCGACGTGCGCGAGCGCGTGGCCGCGCAGGACGTCTGCGTGCTGCAACGCGCCGCCGCGCCGCTCACGCCCGCCGCCCAGGAACTCGCGACGATGATCGCGTCGTACACGCGAACCGTGCGCGCGCGAAGTCATCGGACATAG
- a CDS encoding BPSL1445 family SYLF domain-containing lipoprotein, with protein sequence MQRRHFVTASIAALAYGGLLLSGCSTTTGSGESAATDMAKRQSIDASVDGALAKLYTSVQGSRELVGKAQGILVFPSVLQVGFVVGGQYGEGALRVGGSTAGYYSTISGSFGLTAGAQSKAIIFLFMTQDALDKFRNAKGWSAGADASVALIKVGANGAVDTTTATAPVEAIVMTNSGLMADVSLAGTKVSKLNI encoded by the coding sequence ATGCAAAGAAGACACTTCGTGACAGCAAGTATTGCTGCACTCGCATACGGCGGTCTGCTGTTGTCGGGCTGCAGCACGACGACGGGCAGCGGCGAATCGGCGGCAACCGACATGGCCAAGCGGCAGTCGATCGACGCCAGCGTCGACGGCGCGCTTGCGAAGCTCTACACGTCCGTACAGGGCTCGCGCGAACTGGTCGGCAAGGCGCAAGGCATACTTGTGTTCCCATCCGTGTTGCAGGTGGGCTTCGTGGTGGGCGGGCAGTATGGCGAAGGCGCGCTGCGCGTCGGCGGCAGCACGGCGGGTTACTACAGCACGATCTCCGGCTCGTTCGGCCTGACGGCGGGCGCACAGTCGAAGGCGATCATCTTCCTCTTCATGACCCAGGATGCGCTCGACAAATTCCGCAACGCCAAGGGCTGGTCGGCGGGTGCCGATGCGTCGGTGGCGCTCATCAAGGTCGGGGCGAACGGCGCAGTCGATACCACGACAGCAACCGCGCCTGTCGAAGCGATCGTCATGACGAATTCCGGGCTGATGGCCGACGTATCGCTGGCTGGCACCAAGGTGTCGAAGCTGAACATCTGA
- the motB gene encoding flagellar motor protein MotB, whose amino-acid sequence MAERRPRSEQASEKAAPVIVRRSKKGDGHAGHHGGAWKIAYADFVTAMMAFFLLMWLLGSTSKYEKQGIEDYFNTPLSSLLGGNEGTAAARPNVIQGGGRDMSDTRPGDGKKAQQEPARPTLTQATTAPNDTARLEQLKAKLSALIEQTPALKAFKDQIRISITNEGLRIEIVDSLKRPMFATGSAKLQSYAVEILTQIGASLNDVDNRISIAGHTDAVTYANGPAGYSNWELSSERANAARRALVAGGMREDKLLQVRGLADVLPLNANVADEPTNRRISVLVLNKAAEQAFFRDGGRTSVDEALPASEAIPNVVSKLKVSTRSAY is encoded by the coding sequence ATGGCCGAAAGACGACCGCGCAGCGAACAGGCGAGCGAGAAAGCCGCGCCCGTGATCGTGCGCCGCTCGAAAAAGGGCGACGGGCACGCCGGGCATCACGGCGGCGCATGGAAAATCGCCTACGCGGACTTCGTGACCGCGATGATGGCGTTCTTCCTGCTGATGTGGCTGCTCGGCTCGACGTCGAAGTACGAGAAGCAGGGCATCGAGGATTACTTCAACACGCCGCTGTCGAGCCTGCTCGGCGGCAACGAGGGCACCGCGGCGGCGCGTCCGAATGTGATCCAGGGCGGCGGCCGCGACATGTCCGACACGCGCCCCGGCGACGGCAAGAAAGCGCAGCAGGAACCTGCCAGGCCAACGCTCACGCAAGCGACGACGGCGCCCAACGACACCGCGCGTCTCGAACAGCTGAAAGCGAAGCTGTCGGCGCTGATCGAGCAGACGCCCGCGTTGAAGGCGTTCAAGGACCAGATCCGCATCTCGATCACGAACGAGGGCCTGCGCATCGAGATCGTCGATTCGCTGAAGCGCCCGATGTTCGCGACAGGCAGCGCGAAACTGCAGAGCTACGCGGTCGAGATTCTTACGCAGATCGGTGCGTCGCTGAACGATGTCGACAACCGCATTTCGATTGCAGGCCACACGGACGCCGTTACATACGCGAACGGCCCGGCCGGCTACTCGAACTGGGAACTGTCGTCGGAGCGCGCGAACGCGGCGCGGCGCGCACTGGTCGCGGGCGGCATGCGCGAAGACAAGCTGCTGCAGGTGCGCGGTCTGGCGGACGTACTGCCGCTCAACGCGAACGTCGCCGACGAGCCGACCAACCGGCGCATCAGCGTGCTCGTGCTGAACAAGGCGGCCGAGCAGGCGTTCTTCCGCGACGGCGGACGCACGTCGGTGGATGAAGCGCTGCCCGCAAGCGAGGCGATCCCCAACGTGGTGTCGAAACTGAAGGTAAGCACGCGCAGCGCGTATTGA